In a genomic window of Pararge aegeria chromosome 7, ilParAegt1.1, whole genome shotgun sequence:
- the LOC120625109 gene encoding ommochrome-binding protein-like → MRLLNDTTMLFTLIIIYIASVKSNELETSTISSTEFESGLVKAEKNDTCTTCIKINTTCYNVSYLFEIDAPFRSTIIISKLSVMRSTNTLYYSFEPKIEDDEYYKIGFTNLDDPVNSSVISGGKQIMNFGTFDIDQDNGLVYLGGSDGVYVFDTKMNRVAPYSSRGDTVMNVFFKGNIYFVRYGEFKIVKKKGDTFDILIDFMPVKMFVINKYNVIVFLSFYGLFVKRGDETMWLSKNAFFRGLVIDNHDVIYAWWIDGIYQVVIEPKLGDSRIVKVANIPSIGAVTFDKENNFLFTAGKSLYRLIETALKVC, encoded by the coding sequence ATACGACAATGCTCTTCACGTTAATAATCATCTATATAGCGTCTGTGAAATCAAACGAACTTGAAACAAGTACAATAAGTTCCACTGAATTTGAATCAGGACTTGTGAAAGCGGAAAAAAATGATACCTGTACGActtgtataaaaattaacacaacGTGTTACAACGTTTCCTACCTTTTCGAAATTGATGCTCCTTTTAGAAGCACTATAATCATCAGCAAACTAAGTGTTATGAGATCTACGAACACTCTATATTACAGCTTCGAGCCTAAAATTGAAGATGACGAGTATTATAAAATTGGATTTACTAATTTGGACGATCCAGTTAACAGCAGTGTAATTTCGGGCGGAAAACAAATTATGAACTTCGGCACCTTTGATATTGATCAAGATAACGGTTTGGTTTATTTAGGAGGCAGCGATGGAGTTTATGTTTTCGACACCAAGATGAACAGAGTAGCTCCATACAGCTCTCGCGGAGATACtgttatgaatgtttttttcaaaggaaacatttattttgtccGTTATGGCGAATTTAAGATAGTTAAAAAGAAAGGCGACACTTTCGATATTTTGATCGACTTTATGCCCGTCAAAATGTTTGTGATTAATAAGTATAACGTTATAGTTTTTCTAAGTTTCTACGGACTTTTCGTTAAAAGAGGTGATGAGACTATGTGGTTATCTAAGAATGCTTTTTTCAGAGGTTTAGTTATAGATAATCACGATGTTATATATGCTTGGTGGATCGACGGTATTTATCAAGTTGTAATTGAACCTAAGTTAGGAGATTCGAGGATTGTAAAAGTAGCAAACATTCCCTCAATAGGAGCAGTAACATTTGACAAGGAAAATAATTTCCTGTTCACGGCGGGCAAAAGTTTGTACAGGCTAATAGAAACGGCGTTGAAAGTttgttaa